A window of Variovorax paradoxus EPS genomic DNA:
GAGCTGGTCCATCGCCTCCTTGAGCTCGGCGCGGTCGTCGCCCTCGATGCGGCGCGAAACGCCACCGCCGCGGGGGTTGTTCGGCATCAGCACGACATAGCGGCCGGCCAGCGAGATGAAGGTGGTGAGGGCCGCGCCCTTGTTGCCGCGTTCTTCTTTTTCGACCTGGACGGTGAGTTCCTGGCCTTCGCGGATCGCATCCTGGATGCGGGCCTGGCTGGCCGACACGCCTTCGGCGAAGTACTGCTTGGAGATTTCCTTGAACGGCAGGAAGCCGTGGCGGTCTTCGCCGTAGTCGACGAAACAGGCTTCGAGCGAAGGCTCGACGCGGGTCACGACCGCCTTGTAGATGTTGCCCTTGCGCTGTTCGCGCCCTTCGATCTCGATTTCGTAGTCGAGGAGCTTTTGCCCGTCGACGATGGCCAGGCGCCGTTCTTCGGCTTGCGTGGCATTGATCAGCATCCGCTTCATGATGCGTTGTCCTTATATGTATCGTTTACCGGCTCTTGACGAGCCAACGATGCACGGACGACGCCCGCGAAACCAGGGAATTGCCGCTTGGCCCCGGATGCTGTCGCTGCCGCGCCAGGCGCGAGCAGGCCTCTCGAGCGTCAGCTCAAGAAGACAGCCGGGGTGGGGGCGCGTGGATGGGCGCGAGCCAGATTCGGTGTTGAGTGGCGATCTTTTCGATCGCCGGTTGCGCAAGGGGGGCGCGCGCTGCAAAAGATCCAATGCCGGAGGCCGCTGGCAGAAGCCAGGTCGGCCAGCGAAGGCATATTTGAATCAGCAGCATCAACACAACAAGGGACTCGCTTCGATCCGCCGGCAGCTTGGAAGCTGCAGGCTGGGTATTCCGTATCGGTGTTTCGTGGGTGTCGGCTTGACTTGGGTGCCGGGCCTGCCACTTTGCGCAATTGCGCGGGGTTTGCAGCTCGGCGCCAAAGCGGCATCGACCTCACAGCATGATCGTCAGTGCTCTAAACTTCTGTCTAATCAAGCACTTACACGACCGCGCTGGTGAAAAACATTATAGGTGCGAAGCAAAGCCCCGAGACCGCTCCAAATCCCGCAGATCGAAATGCCGGGGCCGAGGCAGGCGTGCATGCGGCCATCAAATTCATCACCGTCGACGCGGAGTCCGCGGGGCAGCGGCTCGACAACTTCCTGTTCCGTCATCTGAAAGGCGTACCCAAGACGCATGTCTACCGGATCATCCGGTCGGGCGAGGTGCGCATCAACAAAGGGCGCGTCCAGGCCGAGACTCGCATCGAGGTCGGCGATGTGCTGAGGCTTCCGCCGGTGCGGATTTCGCCGCGCGCGGAAGAGGGCGCCACATCTCCGGCACCGGCCCGCGAATTCCCGGTGCTGCTCGAAGACGATGCCGTGCTGGCCATCGATAAACCCGCCGGCGTCGCGGTGCATGGCGGCAGCGGCGTGAGCTTCGGCGTGATCGAGCAGTTGCGCACCGCGCGACCGGGCGCCAAATTTCTGGAGCTGGTCCACCGGCTGGACCGCGAAACCTCCGGCATCCTGCTAGTCGCCAAGAAGCGCAGCGCGCTGGTCGCGCTCCAGGACCAGTTCCGCGAGCGCGAAACAGGCAAGACCTACCTGGCGCTGGTCGAAGGCGACTGGCCTGCCAACAAGAAGGTGCTCGATGCGCCGCTCGCCAAGTATTTGTTGCCCGACGGTTCCGGCGCCGGTGCCGGCGAACGCCGCGTGCGCGTGGTCGCCAAGGACCATCCCGACGCGATGCGCGCCATCACGCTGGTTCGCGTGCTCGCGCGGCTCACGCTGCCGGGCGACGCCACGCCGCTGTCATTGCTGGCGGTGACGATCAAGACCGGACGCACCCACCAGATCCGCGTGCACCTGGCCTCGGCCGGCCACGCGATCGCGGGCGACGACAAATACGGCGACTTCGAGCGCCAGCGCACGTTGCAGAAGCTCGGCTTGAAGCGCATGTTTCTTCACGCATGGCGCTTGCAGTTCAATCACCCGGCGGGCGGCGAGCGCGTCGCGCTGCAGGCCGACCTGCCGCCCGAACTGCACGCGCTGATGCCGCCTTCCGCGCTCCAGGCGCTGGCCCAACACCCCACTCCCACGGCCCATGACTGATTCTTCCGCCAGACCTCCCCGCTTCGACCTGATCGCCTTCGACTGGGACGGCACGCTCTACGACTCCACGCGCCTGATCGTGCGCTGCATCCAGGCTGCGGTCATCGATGTCGGCGGCGCGAAGCCCACCGAGAACGACGCCGCCTGGGTGATCGGCCTTGGCCTTGCCGAAGCGCTCGCACGCGCCGCACCCGATGTGCCGAAGGAAAAATATGCCGAGCTCGGCGCGCGCTACCGCTACCACTACCTGCAACATCAAGATGACCTGGTGCTGTTCGACGGCGTGCTGCAGATGCTCGACGCCCTGCGCGCGCGCGGCCACAAGCTGGCCGTTGCCACCGGCAAGTCGCGCCGCGGGCTGAACGAAGCACTGAAGTCCGTCGCGTTGCGCGACCGCTTCGACGCCTCGCGCACCGCCGACGAGACCTTCGGCAAACCACATCCGCGCATGCTGCTGGAGCTGATGGAGGAGCTCGACGTGCCCGCCGAGCGCACGCTGATGATCGGTGACACCACGCACGACCTGCAACTCGCGACGAATGCCGGCTGCGCCAGCGTGGGCGTGAGCTATGGCGCGCACGAGCCGTCGAGCTTCGACGAGTTCAAGCCGCTCTTCGTCGCCCATTCGGTGCCCGCGCTCGAAACGTGGCTCCTCGACAACGCCTGAAGATTTCGTCATGAGCGAAGAGTGCATCCCGTTGTGCAATGCCTCGGACCTCGTCGAAGGCGGCCGCGCCGTGCCCTTCGATGTGGTTCATGGTGGCGAAACCTGCCGCGCCTTTGCGGTGCGCTTCGAGGGCCAGGCGCACGCATACCTCAACCGGTGCAGTCATGTGGCGATGGAAATGGACTTTCAGCCCGACCGCTTCTTCGACGACACCGGCCAGTGGCTGCTGTGCGCCACCCACGGCGCGGTCTACCAGCCCGACACCGGCGAATGCATGGGCGGCCCCTGCCGCGGCGGCCTCGTGAAGATCGCCTTGAGCGAACGAGACGGCGTGGTGCACTGGCATACTGCCTGGAACCTCCAACCTCTCACCTTCTGACACATGACCGACCCGAATCGCAGGGAACCCGAGGGTTTCGATCCGTTGGAACCGGTAGCTCCCCTCACCACCCCCAAGAACATGGCTCAAGACCCTACACAGCGCCCCGGCTGGGAGCGCGCAACGCTTGAAAAGCTTGCCTTCGCCGCGCTCGGCGAGCAAAAGGCCACGCGCCGCTGGAAGACCTTCGTGCGTCTCGCATGGCTCGCGTTCTTCATCTTTCTGGCCTGGTTCGCGCTCTCGCGCAGCACGCCGAGCACCGCCAAGACCACGGCCCACACGGCGGTCGTCGAGATCAAGGGCGAGATCGCAGCGGGCGGCGACGCCAGCGCCGAGTTCGTCGTGGCCGCCATGAAGACGGCCTTCGAGGACGAAGGCGCCAAGGGCGTGGTGCTGCTGATCAACTCGCCGGGCGGCAGCCCGGTGCAGGCCGGCATCATCAACGACGAGATCAAGC
This region includes:
- a CDS encoding RluA family pseudouridine synthase, yielding MKNIIGAKQSPETAPNPADRNAGAEAGVHAAIKFITVDAESAGQRLDNFLFRHLKGVPKTHVYRIIRSGEVRINKGRVQAETRIEVGDVLRLPPVRISPRAEEGATSPAPAREFPVLLEDDAVLAIDKPAGVAVHGGSGVSFGVIEQLRTARPGAKFLELVHRLDRETSGILLVAKKRSALVALQDQFRERETGKTYLALVEGDWPANKKVLDAPLAKYLLPDGSGAGAGERRVRVVAKDHPDAMRAITLVRVLARLTLPGDATPLSLLAVTIKTGRTHQIRVHLASAGHAIAGDDKYGDFERQRTLQKLGLKRMFLHAWRLQFNHPAGGERVALQADLPPELHALMPPSALQALAQHPTPTAHD
- a CDS encoding HAD family hydrolase — its product is MTDSSARPPRFDLIAFDWDGTLYDSTRLIVRCIQAAVIDVGGAKPTENDAAWVIGLGLAEALARAAPDVPKEKYAELGARYRYHYLQHQDDLVLFDGVLQMLDALRARGHKLAVATGKSRRGLNEALKSVALRDRFDASRTADETFGKPHPRMLLELMEELDVPAERTLMIGDTTHDLQLATNAGCASVGVSYGAHEPSSFDEFKPLFVAHSVPALETWLLDNA
- a CDS encoding Rieske (2Fe-2S) protein, with amino-acid sequence MSEECIPLCNASDLVEGGRAVPFDVVHGGETCRAFAVRFEGQAHAYLNRCSHVAMEMDFQPDRFFDDTGQWLLCATHGAVYQPDTGECMGGPCRGGLVKIALSERDGVVHWHTAWNLQPLTF